The genomic segment ATTGATAGCGGATAAAAGAACGATCACACCGTGCCGGGCCAGGGTCAGACCGACGAAGCCCAAACGGGCTATGTTTTCCAAACGGTCTTCTTTTGAAAATCCGAGATCGCTGCACAGGTGGCGGCGGTATTCGTCGCCGTCAATAATCTCCACCTTGTGGCCCAGGACGAGGAGCTGTTGTTGTACGGCGCGGGCAAGCGTGGTTTTACCAGCGCCGGAAAGGCCGGTTAACTGGATCAGTAGCATGGCAAAGCAGGTTTAAGATTGTGATCGGTTTGCATTGAAAAAATCCGGTATTGATTGGTCAGCCAACAAATCGGCAGTATCGCCAGGTAAGTCCATTGGGCCAGCGTCAGCCCCAGCGCCACCGGCGTGTTGACGCGAATGCATTCCAGTAAAAAACAAAAGCCAGCAGACCCAACGAAAAAGAGCAGTCCCGTGCGCCCGTCGGGAGCGCCGCTTTTCCAACGGCGAAGCAGGTAAACGAAAAAGAGCAGGTGAAAAAAGCTGTCGTACAAGGGCGTGGGATGTACCGGCAGACGGCTTGGGCGGATGCCCCATTCGTAGTGCATGCCCCAGGGGAGTGTAGTCGGTATGCCGTAACAACCGTCGCCCGAAAACTGGCAACCCAGTTTGACAAAAACAATAAACAGGCAGGTTGAAAGCGCAAACAGGTCGAAGCTCTTCCAACGGCTCACAGACGAAATGGCGAGTAACACAACTGGAAGAAAGAGCGCGTAAAGCAGCATACTCCCATTCCAGCGCAATGCGCCAAATCCGGGGTTTTTCAAAAGCAAATCCCACTGAAACGCTACGCCTCGGCTCAAGCTAATATTGAAAAGCGAGAACAAACGCGCGCCGCTCAGCCCGGCCAACACAAAAAATGCAGACAGTAGGAAGAAGGCTGGCCAATGCGCCCGCAACAGTTTGACCCGCCAACACACCAATAAAAAAACCAACACCGCCAGCTCGCCTGCGTTACGAGAAATGGCATTCCAGT from the Saprospiraceae bacterium genome contains:
- a CDS encoding prolipoprotein diacylglyceryl transferase yields the protein MLHQIDISDLQLNWNAISRNAGELAVLVFLLVCWRVKLLRAHWPAFFLLSAFFVLAGLSGARLFSLFNISLSRGVAFQWDLLLKNPGFGALRWNGSMLLYALFLPVVLLAISSVSRWKSFDLFALSTCLFIVFVKLGCQFSGDGCYGIPTTLPWGMHYEWGIRPSRLPVHPTPLYDSFFHLLFFVYLLRRWKSGAPDGRTGLLFFVGSAGFCFLLECIRVNTPVALGLTLAQWTYLAILPICWLTNQYRIFSMQTDHNLKPALPCY